In Chryseobacterium shigense, the following proteins share a genomic window:
- a CDS encoding YciI family protein, whose protein sequence is MFIISLTYKTALENVERFIPEHNDFLDKYYSSGNFIASGRKEPRIGGTILANASSRNEVEEIIKEDPFYIHQIADYEITEFIPSKYNEHFKFFIQNS, encoded by the coding sequence ATGTTTATTATTTCGCTTACCTATAAAACAGCCCTCGAAAATGTGGAGCGTTTTATTCCGGAACACAATGATTTTCTTGACAAATATTACAGTTCCGGAAACTTTATCGCTTCGGGCAGAAAAGAGCCAAGAATTGGAGGAACCATACTTGCAAACGCTTCTTCCAGAAATGAGGTTGAAGAGATTATTAAGGAAGATCCTTTTTATATCCATCAGATAGCTGATTATGAAATCACAGAATTTATTCCATCAAAATATAACGAACATTTTAAATTTTTTATCCAAAACTCATGA
- a CDS encoding exodeoxyribonuclease III has product MKLITYNVNGIRAAFTKDFLGWLKTADPDIICIQESKAGNDQIDIESLEKNGYHSYWHSAVRKGYSGVGIASKIKPNHIEYGCGIESYDNEGRIIRADFDGYSVISVYVPSASNIDRLEFKMQFCHDFLVYIKELRKTIPNLIISGDFNICHQAIDIHDPVRLKNVSGFLPMEREWMTSFIEECELIDSFRFFNNEPDNYTWWSYRQNSRANNKGWRLDYNFATYTLKDKLSRAVILKEAVHSDHCPALLEVNI; this is encoded by the coding sequence ATGAAGTTAATCACGTATAATGTTAACGGAATCAGAGCTGCCTTTACGAAAGATTTTCTGGGCTGGCTGAAGACTGCCGATCCGGATATTATCTGTATCCAGGAAAGTAAAGCCGGAAACGACCAGATAGATATTGAAAGTCTTGAAAAAAATGGTTATCACAGTTATTGGCACTCTGCGGTAAGAAAAGGCTATAGTGGCGTCGGAATTGCGTCAAAAATCAAACCCAATCATATTGAATATGGATGTGGTATTGAAAGCTACGATAATGAAGGCAGGATCATCCGTGCGGATTTTGACGGATATTCTGTTATTTCAGTGTATGTACCTTCCGCCAGTAATATTGACAGGCTGGAGTTTAAAATGCAGTTCTGCCATGATTTCCTGGTTTACATAAAAGAGCTGAGAAAAACGATTCCCAACCTTATTATTTCCGGTGATTTCAATATTTGCCATCAGGCTATCGATATTCATGATCCGGTCCGCTTAAAGAATGTTTCCGGGTTCCTTCCGATGGAAAGGGAATGGATGACCAGCTTCATTGAAGAATGTGAGCTGATTGACAGTTTCCGCTTTTTCAATAATGAACCGGACAATTATACCTGGTGGAGCTACAGACAGAATTCCAGAGCTAATAACAAAGGCTGGCGATTGGATTATAATTTTGCAACCTATACTTTGAAAGATAAGCTCTCACGGGCGGTCATTTTAAAGGAAGCGGTACATTCCGACCATTGTCCAGCATTACTGGAAGTAAATATATAA